The following coding sequences are from one Candidatus Binatia bacterium window:
- a CDS encoding alpha/beta fold hydrolase, translated as MRSWVLRAGALAAILAAAWILLGQVAPVAEPPTVAVRAGPALLAAADSICDCDVRTVNPQCRSRVIPADPAAARGVAHPPVVVLLHGFTNCPKQFEGLGRDLARKGYTVVLPLLPRHGMADVMTTELSRLSAEDLVRAGERSVDLAHGLGGPITVVGLSSSAVLAGWLAQHRADVDAAVLIAPALGPKGLPAPIVAPLTGALLRLPNFYVWWDSKLREKNPGPRQCYPRFASHAIGQVYRLGGAVLRDAGRVKPRARRLVIVTTAADDAVNNELCARLGALWRAHGARVESYQFPAGMGIRHDMIDPEQPYQRTAVVYPVLERLVAPQ; from the coding sequence ATGAGATCCTGGGTCCTGCGCGCTGGAGCTCTCGCCGCCATCCTAGCGGCGGCCTGGATCCTCCTCGGCCAAGTCGCGCCCGTCGCCGAACCGCCCACCGTCGCGGTCCGCGCAGGCCCGGCCCTGCTCGCCGCGGCCGATTCGATCTGCGACTGCGACGTCAGGACCGTCAATCCCCAATGCCGCTCCCGCGTGATCCCGGCGGATCCGGCCGCCGCCCGCGGCGTCGCGCACCCCCCCGTGGTCGTCCTCCTGCATGGATTCACCAACTGCCCGAAGCAGTTCGAGGGCCTCGGCCGCGACCTGGCCCGGAAGGGCTACACCGTGGTTCTGCCGCTTCTGCCGCGGCACGGCATGGCCGACGTGATGACGACGGAGCTGAGCCGCCTCAGCGCCGAGGATCTCGTGCGCGCGGGGGAGCGTTCGGTGGACCTCGCCCACGGTCTGGGCGGTCCCATCACCGTGGTTGGTCTGTCCTCGAGCGCGGTGCTGGCGGGATGGCTCGCCCAGCATCGCGCCGACGTCGACGCCGCCGTGCTGATCGCGCCGGCTCTCGGTCCCAAGGGTCTCCCCGCGCCGATCGTGGCGCCGCTCACGGGCGCGCTGCTTCGCCTTCCCAATTTCTACGTGTGGTGGGACTCGAAGCTGCGCGAGAAGAACCCCGGGCCGCGGCAGTGCTATCCGCGCTTCGCGAGCCACGCGATCGGGCAGGTGTACCGGCTCGGCGGCGCGGTGCTTCGCGATGCGGGCCGCGTGAAGCCCAGGGCGCGCCGGCTGGTGATCGTGACCACCGCGGCGGACGACGCCGTGAACAACGAGCTGTGCGCCCGGCTGGGAGCGCTCTGGCGCGCGCACGGCGCCCGCGTCGAGAGCTATCAGTTCCCCGCCGGGATGGGCATCCGGCACGACATGATCGATCCGGAGCAGCCCTACCAGCGCACCGCAGTCGTCTACCCGGTTCTCGAGCGGCTGGTCGCACCGCAGTAG